A section of the Capra hircus breed San Clemente chromosome 23, ASM170441v1, whole genome shotgun sequence genome encodes:
- the LOC102190683 gene encoding olfactory receptor 12D2-like has protein sequence MAPPLILDCIEHDAEQTSITEFLLLGITDIQELQSFLFVITLIIYFLSLAGNGAILIVVISDPRLHSPMYFFLGNLSCLDICYSTVTLPKMLENFLSTHKAISFLGCISQLHFFHFLGSTEVMLLAVMALDRYVAICKPLRYTVIMNHQVCTQMAVTVWIIGFFHALLHSVMTSRLNFYGSNHIHHFFCDVKPLLKLACGNTELNEWLLHTVTETIAMGSFFITLLSYFYIIIYLFLKTHSCRMLRKALSTCASHFMVVVLLFGPVFFIYIRPASGSSMDQDRTVAIMYSVVSPVLNPLIYTLRNKEVEGALKRVIRRRP, from the exons ATGGCACCGCCTCTGATTTTGGATTGTATAGAACA TGATGCTGAACAAACTTCAATCACTGAATTCCTTCTCTTGGGAATAACAGACATCCAGGAACTTcagtcttttctctttgttattacTCTTATAATTTACTTTCTCAGTTTGGCTGGAAATGGAGCCATCCTGATAGTTGTCATCTCTGATCCAAGACTTCATTCTCCTATGTATtttttcctgggaaacctgtcatGTCTAGATATCTGCTACTCCACGGTGACTCTGCCAAAGATGCTGGAGAACTTTCTCTCAACACACAAAGCAATTTCTTTCTTGGGATGCATAAGCCAGCTTCATTTCTTCCACTTCCTGGGCAGCACAGAGGTCATGTTGTTGGCTGTGATGGCCCTTGATCGCTATGTAGCTATCTGCAAGCCGCTTCGTTACACTGTTATCATGAATCATCAGGTCTGTACCCAGATGGCTGTCACTGTCTGGATCATTGGGTTTTTCCATGCCTTGTTGCACTCAGTAATGACCTCTCGTTTAAACTTCTATGGTTCCAACCACATCCATCACTTCTTCTGTGATGTTAAGCCATTGCTCAAGCTGGCCTGTGGGAACACTGAGCTCAATGAGTGGCTACTTCATACTGTCACAGAGACCATTGCCATGGGCTCATTCTTTATAACCCTTCTCTCCTATTTCTACATTATTATCTATCTTTTCCTCAAGACTCATTCTTGCAGAATGCTTCGTAAAGCACTGTCTACTTGTGCCTCCCACTTCATGGTAGTTGTTCTTTTATTTGGCCCTGTTTTTTTCATTTACATCCGTCCTGCCTCGGGCAGCTCCATGGACCAGGACCGGACTGTTGCCATTATGTACAGTGTGGTCTCTCCTGTACTAAACCCACTGATTTATACCTTGAGGAACAAGGAAGTAGAGGGGGCCTTGAAGAGGGTGATCAGAAGGAGGCCCTGA